From Deltaproteobacteria bacterium HGW-Deltaproteobacteria-18, the proteins below share one genomic window:
- a CDS encoding site-specific recombinase, whose translation MTAYSLTVFLKEKDHKMMNQTTGTPRAKAYSYVRFSTPDQMKGDSFRRQAEASRRYADENGLELDESLSFHDLGVSAFRGRNVEDGALGSFLDAVDQNRVKPGSYLLVESLDRLSRQTPYKAFKRFSDILDRGVNIITLHDGKTYSAGAGDLVFSDLMLSLVSMQRAHEESLTKSKRLAAAWDQKRRTATLEAENTGGKIRPITSRCPEWLTVNKQAGAFEINEERAEIIRRIFSMTIDGMGRRAIANVLNSEGVPSFRSDRGKGVGWHDSYVAKVLDSEAVIGRHQPHKMVESPEDGRRRRQPIGEPLDNYFPAIVDPGIFAKVQHIRRGRKIPAGKVATKYSNLFSGLARCGVCGGPMHFEDKGPRPKGGSYLICSHAKRRLGCTSPRWKYPEAQAHILLNLLELDFRELFPSLYAKGKEELSRLEGLLATKEQALTDVGAKLEKLADILLERPDSVTMLDRLDTLEQQKGELSKDVADLRFKISEEQERLTGAGKAYGEAWDALKQFIEIERTAHVLEQEHQHNEAIPKELLAAREERLTARRRIFQLLQRSVEKILFTPITAGEKEEHGDINVSFNGLEDTASLSIIVSGKGQKDSRGYVGQPTGEPDVVLIGESWPPQGRILSGKALGRMLFHWKSPSE comes from the coding sequence ATGACAGCCTACTCACTGACTGTTTTCTTGAAGGAGAAAGACCACAAGATGATGAACCAAACCACGGGAACACCCAGGGCCAAGGCTTACAGCTACGTCCGCTTTTCAACTCCGGACCAGATGAAGGGTGACAGCTTCCGGAGACAGGCAGAGGCCAGCCGCCGATATGCTGATGAGAACGGGCTTGAACTTGATGAGTCACTTTCTTTCCATGATCTTGGAGTATCTGCCTTCCGTGGACGCAACGTAGAGGACGGAGCCTTGGGTTCATTCCTTGATGCCGTAGACCAAAACAGAGTGAAGCCGGGTTCATACCTGCTGGTTGAGAGCTTGGACCGCCTGTCCAGGCAGACCCCTTACAAGGCCTTTAAACGCTTCTCAGACATTCTTGATAGGGGTGTCAACATAATCACCCTTCACGATGGAAAAACCTATTCCGCAGGAGCTGGGGATCTTGTCTTCTCAGACCTCATGCTCTCCCTTGTATCCATGCAAAGGGCGCATGAGGAGTCCCTCACCAAGTCCAAAAGGCTGGCCGCTGCCTGGGACCAGAAGCGAAGAACGGCCACCCTGGAGGCTGAGAACACCGGAGGTAAGATCAGGCCTATTACTTCCCGGTGTCCGGAGTGGTTGACCGTGAACAAACAAGCGGGAGCCTTCGAAATCAACGAGGAACGAGCCGAGATCATCCGTAGAATATTTTCCATGACCATCGACGGCATGGGGAGGAGAGCCATAGCCAATGTCCTAAACTCCGAGGGAGTCCCTTCCTTCAGGTCTGACCGGGGTAAAGGTGTCGGGTGGCATGATTCATATGTGGCCAAGGTCCTGGACAGTGAAGCCGTGATTGGTCGGCATCAGCCCCACAAGATGGTTGAATCACCAGAGGATGGAAGGAGAAGACGACAGCCCATAGGGGAACCCCTGGACAACTACTTCCCCGCCATCGTTGACCCCGGCATCTTCGCCAAGGTTCAACACATCAGAAGGGGCCGGAAGATTCCCGCCGGGAAGGTTGCGACCAAGTATTCAAACCTGTTCAGTGGCCTTGCCCGGTGCGGCGTCTGTGGTGGCCCCATGCACTTTGAGGATAAAGGACCACGACCAAAGGGAGGAAGTTACCTCATATGCTCCCACGCCAAGAGGAGGCTGGGTTGTACCTCTCCCCGCTGGAAGTATCCGGAGGCTCAAGCACATATCCTGCTGAACCTACTGGAACTTGATTTTCGTGAGTTGTTCCCTTCCCTCTACGCCAAGGGCAAGGAGGAACTGAGCAGGCTTGAAGGCCTCCTGGCCACCAAGGAACAGGCCTTGACGGACGTAGGGGCAAAGCTCGAAAAGCTGGCTGACATCCTCCTTGAACGCCCCGACAGCGTCACCATGCTGGACCGCCTGGACACCTTGGAGCAACAGAAGGGCGAACTATCCAAGGACGTGGCGGACCTTCGGTTCAAGATCTCGGAGGAGCAGGAGAGGCTTACCGGGGCAGGGAAGGCTTACGGGGAAGCGTGGGACGCTCTCAAACAATTTATCGAGATTGAGAGGACAGCCCACGTCCTAGAGCAGGAACACCAACACAATGAAGCCATACCCAAGGAGCTACTGGCGGCCAGAGAGGAACGCCTGACGGCCCGTAGGCGGATCTTCCAGCTTCTCCAGAGGTCCGTGGAGAAGATCCTCTTCACACCAATCACGGCAGGTGAAAAGGAAGAGCATGGGGACATCAACGTCAGCTTCAATGGCCTTGAGGACACGGCCTCTTTGTCCATCATCGTCAGTGGTAAGGGGCAGAAGGACTCCCGTGGATATGTTGGACAGCCAACAGGTGAGCCAGACGTTGTATTGATCGGTGAATCCTGGCCACCTCAAGGCCGCATCCTCTCTGGTAAGGCACTGGGTCGAATGTTGTTTCACTGGAAGTCACCATCGGAATAA